In Ostrea edulis chromosome 4, xbOstEdul1.1, whole genome shotgun sequence, a single window of DNA contains:
- the LOC125669801 gene encoding tRNA wybutosine-synthesizing protein 3 homolog isoform X2 translates to MTLISNPPSTESLPNMASTLTLFTHHNIEVENKEGNKSVKKKGCQWLYTTHDEAIYETAVESLQNLTGDSVFKFEPFVLHVQCRSLSNAQSLLSCAVASGFRNSGISIGNKGKIIVAVRSTHGLEVPLSQDGELLVTNMYIEKLVQIANQKIQENFLRIDRFHKNVTSLKESLEAEDVCDNTSNIKKKKVKREKLEARLDAKKSVKERSGDSNEMTSDDLSACSFIFENVT, encoded by the exons ATGACACT AATATCAAATCCTCCAAGTACTGAATCCTTGCCTAATATGGCCTCCACTCTCACTCTCTTCACACATCACAATATAGAAGTGGAG AATAAAGAGGGAAATAAATCTGTGAAGAAGAAAGGTTGTCAATGGCTATACACAACACATGATGAAGCAATTTATGAAACAGCT gtggAGAGCCTTCAAAACTTGACTGGAGATTCTGTGTTTAAGTTTGAGCCATTTGTTTTACATGTTCAGTGCAGGTCCCTGAGCAATGCTCAATCCCTG CTAAGTTGTGCGGTGGCATCTGGATTTAGGAACTCTGGTATCAGTATTGGAAATAAAGGAAAGATAATTGTT GCTGTGAGAAGTACCCATGGTTTGGAGGTGCCATTGTCTCAAGACGGAGAACTTTTAGTAACAAACATG tatATAGAAAAACTCGTTCAAATTGCAAATCAAAAGATTCAAGAAAATTTCCTAAGAATTGACAG ATTCCATAAGAATGTGACATCATTAAAAGAATCATTAGAGGCTGAAGATGTTTGTGACAATACATCgaatattaaaaagaaaaaagtgaaACGTGAAAAATTGGAAGCAAGACTTGATGCAAAAAAATCTGTGAAAGAACGGTCAGGAGATTCTAATGAAATGACCAGTGATGATTTGTCAGCATGttcatttatatttgaaaatgtgacCTGA
- the LOC125669801 gene encoding tRNA wybutosine-synthesizing protein 3 homolog isoform X3 yields the protein MEILCLVDSSFLKRSLTRIELIPNKEGNKSVKKKGCQWLYTTHDEAIYETAVESLQNLTGDSVFKFEPFVLHVQCRSLSNAQSLLSCAVASGFRNSGISIGNKGKIIVAVRSTHGLEVPLSQDGELLVTNMYIEKLVQIANQKIQENFLRIDRFHKNVTSLKESLEAEDVCDNTSNIKKKKVKREKLEARLDAKKSVKERSGDSNEMTSDDLSACSFIFENVT from the exons ATGGAGATACTGTGTCTTGTTGATTCATCATTTTTAAAGAGGAGCCTAACTCGGATAGAATTAATCCCT AATAAAGAGGGAAATAAATCTGTGAAGAAGAAAGGTTGTCAATGGCTATACACAACACATGATGAAGCAATTTATGAAACAGCT gtggAGAGCCTTCAAAACTTGACTGGAGATTCTGTGTTTAAGTTTGAGCCATTTGTTTTACATGTTCAGTGCAGGTCCCTGAGCAATGCTCAATCCCTG CTAAGTTGTGCGGTGGCATCTGGATTTAGGAACTCTGGTATCAGTATTGGAAATAAAGGAAAGATAATTGTT GCTGTGAGAAGTACCCATGGTTTGGAGGTGCCATTGTCTCAAGACGGAGAACTTTTAGTAACAAACATG tatATAGAAAAACTCGTTCAAATTGCAAATCAAAAGATTCAAGAAAATTTCCTAAGAATTGACAG ATTCCATAAGAATGTGACATCATTAAAAGAATCATTAGAGGCTGAAGATGTTTGTGACAATACATCgaatattaaaaagaaaaaagtgaaACGTGAAAAATTGGAAGCAAGACTTGATGCAAAAAAATCTGTGAAAGAACGGTCAGGAGATTCTAATGAAATGACCAGTGATGATTTGTCAGCATGttcatttatatttgaaaatgtgacCTGA
- the LOC125669801 gene encoding tRNA wybutosine-synthesizing protein 3 homolog isoform X1 — protein MNRFDSDKEKALTGVDLSRKGSIDAKIHSLVSFLNNLADFFTTSSCSGRIIIFDDTNKEGNKSVKKKGCQWLYTTHDEAIYETAVESLQNLTGDSVFKFEPFVLHVQCRSLSNAQSLLSCAVASGFRNSGISIGNKGKIIVAVRSTHGLEVPLSQDGELLVTNMYIEKLVQIANQKIQENFLRIDRFHKNVTSLKESLEAEDVCDNTSNIKKKKVKREKLEARLDAKKSVKERSGDSNEMTSDDLSACSFIFENVT, from the exons ATGAACAGATTCGACAGCGACAAGGAAAAGGCATTGACGGGTGTAGATTTGAGCAGAAAAGGATCAATTGATGCCAAAATTCATTCTTTAGTctcatttttgaataatttagcAGATTTTTTCACGACGAGTTCCTGTTCAGGAAGAATAATCATTTTTGATGACACT AATAAAGAGGGAAATAAATCTGTGAAGAAGAAAGGTTGTCAATGGCTATACACAACACATGATGAAGCAATTTATGAAACAGCT gtggAGAGCCTTCAAAACTTGACTGGAGATTCTGTGTTTAAGTTTGAGCCATTTGTTTTACATGTTCAGTGCAGGTCCCTGAGCAATGCTCAATCCCTG CTAAGTTGTGCGGTGGCATCTGGATTTAGGAACTCTGGTATCAGTATTGGAAATAAAGGAAAGATAATTGTT GCTGTGAGAAGTACCCATGGTTTGGAGGTGCCATTGTCTCAAGACGGAGAACTTTTAGTAACAAACATG tatATAGAAAAACTCGTTCAAATTGCAAATCAAAAGATTCAAGAAAATTTCCTAAGAATTGACAG ATTCCATAAGAATGTGACATCATTAAAAGAATCATTAGAGGCTGAAGATGTTTGTGACAATACATCgaatattaaaaagaaaaaagtgaaACGTGAAAAATTGGAAGCAAGACTTGATGCAAAAAAATCTGTGAAAGAACGGTCAGGAGATTCTAATGAAATGACCAGTGATGATTTGTCAGCATGttcatttatatttgaaaatgtgacCTGA